The following coding sequences lie in one Salvelinus fontinalis isolate EN_2023a chromosome 21, ASM2944872v1, whole genome shotgun sequence genomic window:
- the LOC129818233 gene encoding V-type proton ATPase subunit B-like yields the protein MKAVVGEEALTPDDLLYLEFLQQFEKNFIAQGAYENRTVFESLDISWQLMRIFPKDMLKRIPQSTLAEFYPRLK from the exons ATGAAGGCTGTGGTGGGAGAGGAGGCTCTCACGCCTGATGATCTGCTCTACCTGGAGTTCCTACAGCAGTTTGAGAAGAACTTCATCGCCCAGG GAGCCTATGAGAACAGGACTGTGTTTGAGTCGCTGGACATCAGCTGGCAGCTGATGAGAATCTTCCCCAAAGACATGCTGAAGAGAATCCCTCAGAGCACCCTGGCAGAGTTCTACCCCCGCTTGAAGTAA